A single region of the Lotus japonicus ecotype B-129 chromosome 4, LjGifu_v1.2 genome encodes:
- the LOC130711319 gene encoding inorganic pyrophosphatase TTM1 produces the protein MAPDTVPGVESPRRRYGLLRDQVQPVKRKDSDRYEIVPIQDSLSFEKGFFIVIRACQLLAQKNDGIILVGVAGPSGAGKTVFTEKILNFMPSIAVITMDNYNDASRIIDGNFDDPRLTDYDTLLENIQGLKAGKSVQVPIYDFKSSSRIGYRTVEVPSSRIVIVEGIYALGEKLRPLLDLRVSVTGGVHFDLVKRVLRDIQRAGQEPEEIIHQISETVYPMYKAFIEPDLQTAHIKIINKFNPFSGFQNPSYILKSARAVTVDQIKAVIAAEHTETKEETYDIYLLPPGEDPEACQSYLRMRNRDGKYNLMFEEWVTDSPFIISPRITFEVSVRLLGGLMALGYTIAAILKRSSHVFHDDKVSIKTDWLEQLNRLYVQVQGKDRNYVKFVAEKLGLDGSYVPRTYIEQIQLEKLVNDVMALPADLKTKFNIDDEMVSSPKEALSRASADRRTKYLNRGISQSFSNRRDKILPNLTKLAINNTRFDGRALDSPAPIANQGVITQLSDQISTLNERMDEFTSRIEELNSKFAISKVSASQQNLALQAEVCNGSGPTSLFVSGLGNGSLAGPLLPNSSSCSQLARESPLMEEVLLVARGQRQLIHQLDTLSNLLHEYFGERSRQDRTEQRRMGEIESIAIPVVLTLAIGAVGVFLFKGLSS, from the exons TCTCTGTCTTTTgagaaaggatttttcatagtTATTCGTGCTTGCCAGTTGCTGGCTCAAAAGAATGATGGAATTATATTAGTAGGAGTTGCAGGCCCCTCTGGAGCAGGGAAAACTGTTTTCACTGAGAAGATTCTCAATTTTATGCCAAGCATAGCTGTCATAACAATGGACAATTATAACGATGCTAGTCGAATCATAGATGGCAACTTCGATG ACCCCCGGTTGACGGATTATGATACCTTGCTAGAAAATATACAGGGTCTTAAAGCAGGGAAGTCTGTCCAGGTTCCAATATATGATTTCAAGTCTAGTTCTCGCATAGGTTACAG GACTGTTGAAGTCCCTAGCTCCCGTATTGTAATTGTTGAAGGCATATATGCCTTAGGTGAAAAATTAAGGCCTTTGCTTGATCTTCGTGTTTCTGTCACTGGTGGAGTTCATTTTGACCTCGTCAAGCGCGTTTTGCGGGACATTCAACGTGCTGGTCAAGAGCCTGAAGAAATAATTCATCAAATCTCTGAAACG GTATATCCCATGTATAAAGCTTTTATAGAGCCAGATCTCCAAACAGcacatataaaaattattaacaaGTTTAATCCATTCTCTGGTTTCCAGAATCCCAGCTACATATTGAAG TCAGCTAGGGCTGTTACAGTAGATCAAATCAAGGCAGTTATTGCCGCAGAGCATACTGAGACAAAAGAGGAAACATACGACATATATCTTCTACCCCCTGGGGAAGACCCTGAAGCATGTCAATCATATTTAAGGATGAGAAACCGTGATGGCAAGTACAATCTAATGTTTGAG GAATGGGTTACAGATAGTCCATTCATAATATCCCCTAGAATTACTTTTGAGGTCAGCGTGCGCCTGCTTGGAGGGTTGATGGCCTTGGGGTACACAATTGCAGCTATCCTGAAAAGAAGCAGCCATGTCTTTCATGATGATAAAGTGTCCATAAAAACTGATTGGCTAGAACAACTTAATCGTTTATATGTTCAG GTGCAAGGGAAGGATAGAAACTATGTTAAATTTGTGGCAGAGAAACTGGGGTTGGATGGTTCATATGTTCCACGCACGTACATTGAACAAATTCAGCTGGAAAAGCTTGTAAATGATGTGATG GCACTGCCAGCTGATCTAAAGACAAAGTTCAACATAGATGATGAGATGGTTTCAAGCCCCAAAGAAGCCCTTTCCAGAGCTTCTGCAGATAGGAGAACGAAGTACCTTAATCG TGGtatttcacaatcattttcaaATCGAAGGGACAAGATTCTGCCTAATTTGACTAAACTTGCTATAAATAACACACGATTTGATGGGAGAGCTCTAGACTCACCTGCACCGATTGCTAACCAA GGAGTTATCACTCAGCTTTCTGATCAAATTTCTACATTGAATGAAAGAATGGATGAGTTCACCTCCCGTATTGAAGAGCTGAATTCAAAGTTTGCTATCAGCAAAGTCTCAGCCAGTCAACAAAACTTGGCTTTACAGGCTGAGGTCTGCAATGGCTCTGGCCCCACTTCTCTCTTTGTATCTGGATTAGGAAATGGTTCATTGGCTGGACCATTGCTACCTAATTCTTCATCATGCTCTCAACTGGCTAGAGAGTCTCCCCTGATGGAAGAG GTATTACTTGTTGCTCGAGGGCAACGTCAACTCATACATCAACTAGACACTCTGAGCAATCTTTTGCATGAATACTTTGGAGAAAGGTCACGGCAGGACAGAACAGAGCAGAGACGAATGGGTGAAATTGAATCCATTGCCATCCCTGTGGTTTTGACTCTGGCCATTGGTGCTGTTGGTGTGTTCTTGTTTAAGGGTTTGTCATCTTAA